One Bdellovibrio bacteriovorus str. Tiberius DNA segment encodes these proteins:
- a CDS encoding ATP-binding protein encodes MVFLLVFLSLMLTFSVCTVLSCYLWPYRRQLLHRMILSIQITYAVWSFSIITVLVIDDMAVKIFMTHLRQLILPPLCVTWVLVGTAIFLPNVWEKIRRWQWILYVLPSVVIAANLISMLGFPFAKDWIFFNFRLVEGFEGLPIFDRSPLQKTNLMYSFFWILVLYLIYFWVLATKKGPRRWHAFYMFLASVIPVGAEVLGQTVFKLQPQFTQLTVAGIWPSMLALNYAAVRGDLLEISTLAQRSVFDHLPNPIIVLNTHGEFWDCNQAAKKVLDLGATDFGQRASQIPVIREIIAGEESFEYASRSFRIVEHTVHMTKGPETAKIYVLMDVTDLEESNRTLRELNAQILQMTRFSRKVQTVLSHDLTGSLSGVQLLLSGVINQMKQSGDQTPVESLQKVRDANKSSMNLLRDVLAWSHEDESQRSIDFNGRVNAAIEQLSPQLMQKNIQLHKDLPEHEVHLSGSGKVLEAVVRNILSNAIRFSPREGVVRVTGQKLERHIELNIQDYGLGMSQELIDELFSSKAASMATGGGFGIGLHFTKDFITQMGGVLIIESSEGEGTLVRVQLPLFG; translated from the coding sequence ATGGTATTTCTTCTGGTGTTCCTCTCATTGATGCTGACGTTTTCGGTTTGTACGGTCTTAAGTTGTTATCTGTGGCCGTATCGCCGACAGCTGCTGCATCGGATGATTCTGAGCATTCAGATAACCTATGCTGTCTGGTCCTTTTCAATCATCACCGTTCTGGTGATTGATGACATGGCCGTTAAAATCTTCATGACTCATTTGCGCCAGCTGATTTTGCCACCCTTGTGTGTGACCTGGGTGCTAGTGGGAACTGCCATCTTCCTTCCGAATGTGTGGGAAAAAATCAGGCGCTGGCAGTGGATTCTGTATGTGCTTCCTTCAGTCGTGATCGCGGCGAATCTTATCTCGATGCTGGGTTTTCCTTTTGCGAAAGACTGGATCTTCTTTAACTTCCGCTTGGTCGAGGGTTTTGAAGGTCTTCCTATCTTTGACCGCAGTCCGCTGCAAAAAACCAATTTGATGTACTCGTTCTTCTGGATTCTGGTTCTGTACCTGATTTATTTCTGGGTGCTGGCCACCAAGAAAGGCCCGCGCCGCTGGCATGCGTTTTACATGTTTCTGGCAAGTGTGATTCCAGTGGGGGCCGAAGTTCTGGGGCAGACCGTTTTTAAACTTCAGCCGCAATTTACCCAATTGACCGTCGCCGGGATTTGGCCTTCGATGCTGGCATTGAACTATGCCGCGGTTCGCGGGGATCTTCTGGAAATCAGCACCCTGGCGCAAAGAAGTGTGTTTGATCACCTGCCTAATCCGATCATCGTGCTGAACACCCATGGCGAGTTCTGGGACTGCAATCAGGCCGCGAAAAAGGTGCTGGATCTGGGCGCGACCGACTTTGGGCAAAGAGCCTCCCAGATTCCCGTGATACGCGAAATTATTGCGGGTGAAGAATCCTTTGAGTATGCCAGCCGATCCTTCCGAATTGTCGAACACACGGTGCACATGACCAAGGGGCCTGAAACCGCTAAGATCTATGTGTTGATGGATGTGACGGATCTGGAGGAAAGCAACCGCACTCTGCGCGAGCTGAATGCCCAGATTCTGCAGATGACCCGCTTCAGCCGCAAGGTGCAGACCGTGCTGTCCCACGACCTGACGGGTTCGCTTTCCGGCGTGCAGCTGCTGCTTTCCGGAGTCATCAATCAGATGAAACAAAGCGGGGATCAAACCCCGGTGGAGTCCCTGCAAAAGGTTCGTGATGCGAACAAGTCATCCATGAATCTGTTGCGTGATGTTCTGGCCTGGAGCCATGAAGATGAAAGTCAGCGCAGTATCGATTTCAACGGCCGCGTGAATGCTGCGATCGAGCAGTTGTCACCGCAGCTTATGCAAAAGAATATTCAACTGCACAAAGATCTGCCTGAGCATGAAGTCCATCTTTCGGGATCAGGCAAAGTGTTGGAGGCCGTTGTTCGCAATATTCTTTCAAATGCCATTCGTTTTAGTCCGCGTGAAGGTGTGGTGCGTGTGACCGGTCAAAAGCTTGAACGTCACATCGAGCTGAATATTCAGGATTATGGACTTGGGATGTCGCAGGAATTGATTGATGAACTGTTCAGTTCCAAAGCCGCGTCAATGGCCACTGGCGGGGGGTTCGGCATCGGTCTTCATTTTACAAAAGACTTTATCACCCAAATGGGGGGTGTGCTCATCATAGAATCTTCAGAGGGAGAAGGGACTCTGGTCCGTGTACAATTGCCGTTATTTGGTTGA
- a CDS encoding 2-methylaconitate cis-trans isomerase PrpF family protein: MAQRSFPAVYMRGGTSRVVVFKKDDLPSDPALWNEIFLSCLGSPDSHGRQLDGMGGGISSLSKVSVLSPSAREDADVDYTFAQVSVTEAKVDYKGNCGNVSSAVGPFAVMAGWVKPSGNEACVRIFNTNTSKIIHSYFPVENGEPVFAGDFAIPGVSGTAAPVRLEFQQPGGAVTGKLLPTGQVRETLKVSESESMEVTLLDAANPCVFVRAKDLGLTGAETPAQLEASVELLKKLDLVRRLGSVKMGIAPDLEAAKNSIAVPYIALVSAPSSDGMNFSMRVIASGQPHKALPLTVSLCAAVAAKIPGTVVSELASGISNEVQIGMPSGVLTLNADVTQEKGQWTAVSGSFFRTARLLFAGRIFG; this comes from the coding sequence ATGGCACAGCGATCTTTCCCGGCAGTTTACATGAGAGGCGGCACCAGTCGTGTGGTGGTGTTCAAGAAAGACGATCTGCCTTCGGATCCGGCGCTCTGGAATGAGATTTTTCTGTCCTGCCTGGGAAGTCCGGACAGTCATGGTCGTCAGCTGGATGGCATGGGCGGAGGCATTTCGTCACTTTCCAAAGTCAGCGTGCTGTCGCCCTCGGCACGCGAAGATGCGGATGTGGATTACACCTTTGCCCAAGTGTCTGTGACGGAAGCCAAGGTCGATTACAAAGGCAACTGCGGCAACGTCAGTTCCGCCGTGGGTCCCTTTGCGGTGATGGCTGGGTGGGTGAAACCCTCGGGCAATGAAGCGTGTGTGCGCATTTTTAATACCAACACCTCGAAAATCATTCATTCCTATTTCCCGGTGGAAAATGGCGAACCCGTGTTCGCGGGTGACTTTGCCATTCCCGGAGTCAGCGGCACCGCAGCCCCAGTGCGGCTTGAGTTCCAGCAGCCCGGCGGTGCGGTGACCGGCAAGCTTCTGCCCACCGGGCAGGTTCGCGAAACTTTGAAAGTTTCTGAATCCGAGTCCATGGAAGTCACGTTGCTGGATGCTGCGAACCCTTGTGTGTTTGTACGGGCGAAAGATCTGGGACTGACCGGAGCTGAAACGCCGGCGCAATTGGAAGCCTCAGTGGAACTGCTAAAAAAACTGGATCTGGTTCGCCGACTGGGCTCCGTGAAAATGGGGATAGCTCCGGATCTGGAAGCTGCCAAAAACTCGATCGCCGTTCCGTACATCGCCCTGGTCAGTGCGCCGTCATCAGACGGGATGAATTTTTCCATGCGCGTGATCGCCAGCGGGCAGCCGCACAAGGCTTTGCCGTTGACGGTGTCGTTGTGTGCCGCCGTGGCCGCCAAGATTCCAGGAACAGTGGTCAGCGAACTTGCCAGTGGTATTTCAAATGAAGTGCAGATTGGAATGCCGTCAGGGGTTTTGACCTTGAACGCTGACGTCACTCAGGAAAAGGGGCAGTGGACGGCGGTCAGTGGCAGCTTTTTCAGAACTGCGAGACTTTTGTTTGCGGGCCGTATCTTCGGCTGA
- a CDS encoding protein-glutamine glutaminase family protein, producing MGKIILPLLLLFCQAGFAADDLSSFATNLDTTLRYLNNRESVPCKTEKPTEAKVATATLQGDKATVMSEADAQKLFSELKSQGDIPFEFSIAGCEERAHEMSRLMLLKGITPLKVFASVNEDESPRLRRPNPTKNGMTVDWKYHVAPVVLVKRGSELVPYVMDPSLEKKAVPVTEWQATMTRHNPKMKVNLKFTPAATYNDAGTIRVNFKDNDFNKSVQGTLKEYKVRSKEVDGEDNLWFELMRNEERMMMIDEGY from the coding sequence ATGGGTAAGATCATTTTGCCACTTCTTTTGCTGTTCTGTCAGGCGGGCTTTGCTGCCGATGATCTGTCGTCCTTTGCGACAAACCTGGACACCACCTTGCGCTATCTGAATAACCGCGAAAGCGTGCCGTGCAAAACCGAAAAGCCCACTGAAGCCAAAGTGGCCACCGCCACCCTTCAGGGCGACAAGGCCACCGTGATGAGCGAAGCCGATGCTCAGAAACTATTCAGCGAACTTAAATCCCAAGGGGACATCCCTTTTGAATTTTCCATCGCTGGATGTGAAGAGCGTGCCCATGAAATGTCACGCCTGATGCTGCTAAAGGGTATCACACCGCTGAAAGTCTTTGCGTCAGTAAACGAAGATGAATCCCCGCGCCTGCGCCGCCCGAATCCCACCAAAAATGGGATGACCGTCGACTGGAAATACCATGTGGCCCCGGTGGTGCTGGTGAAAAGAGGATCGGAACTGGTTCCGTATGTGATGGACCCGTCCCTAGAGAAAAAAGCCGTCCCGGTTACGGAGTGGCAGGCCACCATGACCCGTCACAACCCGAAAATGAAAGTGAACCTGAAGTTCACACCAGCCGCGACTTACAATGACGCAGGCACGATCCGGGTGAATTTTAAAGACAATGATTTCAACAAATCTGTGCAGGGCACCTTGAAAGAATACAAAGTGCGCAGCAAGGAAGTCGATGGCGAAGACAACCTGTGGTTTGAACTTATGCGCAACGAAGAGCGCATGATGATGATCGACGAAGGTTACTAA